The nucleotide window GATCTGTCTCTGGCGCGGGAGTAGGCTGCTTCGAAGGTAAACAGAGGTCCGTCTGAGGCAGAGGCTCATCTTCGACAGGCTGCGCGGGCGCCTTATtggcgcgcttcttcttcttggccatgaTTCTTTCGGACAGAAGATGAATCAGATAGCTTCAGAGCCCATcaggagaagaagggagAGACGCAAACGCTGATGCAGGGCCGTGGCAAATGGTGATTCTTCGGACCGGGTAGTAGGCCGGCAacgagacgacgaggcgttGGGGAGCGATGGAAACGATGGTATCGTCAAACGAGGTAAGAAACGCAGACGGCTAAGATATGAAGAGATTAGGCGGCAACGATGATTTTGGGTATGCTGGATGGTGTGGCCGATAGCTCCTAGGGGCAAAAGAACTGTGCGGTGAATGAAGGAGGGAAAAGGCTCGAAATGCACTGAGAGTCGCGGGAGAATGGTGGGCGTTTTAGTGGAAGGTCGCAGAAGGGACGGTTCCATACAGCTGGCTGACAGCTGGCTGGGCGGTCAACCAGCTGGGAGCAATTGCCTgtaggtaggttagtagtaTTGAGAGACGCCCATCTGCCGGACAGTGCCTTGCTTGGTGCGACCAACTGAGGTTTCTGGACCAATCAGAAAATGGGGCTGCCTGAACACTGCACGCGCTTTATTGACAGCGTCGGGAAGCTCTGGGAGAATCGTCTGGACAGTCGACGGCTTGCTCCGGATCGGCGACGTCTTCAGACTGGGGCACACAAGGCGTCAGGTGAAGCTGGCAACTGGTGCCAGTGCCATTCCTAGTACTGCGACATCTTTGAGCGTTCATCCACCAGGATGGCTCGCATTGTGAAATTCGCAACACCGCAAGCAGCCACATATACACTCTGTCACTATTTATGCAGTCACGTCTGGCTGCCTCGCGATGTCTTCGATTCGTTCGTCATATTAATTATTTATCTTCATCAAGGCTCTCGCCATCAAAATTAACCAAAAACATGAAGCTGAATATGTCCCGTCGAATAAGACACGTCCGCGGAAGGGCTCCAGGGCGGGCAACCGGAGCTTATGACACGCCGACCATGCCTCCTTACAGCGCAAagaaggccgccgcggcggcaaccaCCATGAGCGGTAGCGATACGCTCgagagagcggcggcagcaatgGGCACAACGGTGCTCGTGGGCGGGACCCCAGTGGTCGTCGGCAGTCCGGCACTCCCGGTACGCGAGACTGTGCTCGTGGGAGCGCTGGTCGGGGCCTGGGTCGGATACTTGGTCGTAGTATTCGTTCCGTTTCCGGGCACCTTGACGAAGCTGGCGCAGCTGATGCGCGTCGTGTTGCCAAAGTGCAGCACAAACGACCTGTTGCCGAAGAAGgagccctcgccctccttgagCGAGCTGAACTTGTCCACGTACTCGGCTCGGAACGGGTCCGCCGTGATCTTGCCGTGCTTGCCGCTCAGGTCGCCAACCTGGCACTTCTCAGGGGTCGCGGCATCGCATGGCGGCTTCTCGCCACGGATGTAGGGGTCTAGGTGAGCCAGTGTCTTGGTGCAGTTGCCGTCCGAGGGCACGGGGTCGACGTGGATGTGGTACGCTGGGTCACGGTCAGCAAGGCTCCAGCATGCATGCGTCCGCTTCCACACAAttcggcctcgtcaaggaTGGCATAGGACCTGAGGATAGATAGGGTGGTCTCGTTGACTTACGGAAAGGGCCGCCAGACTTGGGCAGGTTGGAAAATTCAACCGTAAATTtaacgccgacgccgtcggccggggtctcggcgacgacgacgcccttgacATTACCGACCAGATCGTCCACGTGAAAGAAAGTAGCGTTGGGGAGCACGGCCTTGTAGGCGACGCCGGCAGGGTTTCCATTTATGACGGGTGCATCCTGGGTAGCTTgcgcagcggcaacggccgcgTACACGACTGCAGTTGCAATACCAGAGGCGCGCATTTTGAGGGCGGATGAGAATCTGAGGAggtggcgaggcgggagCAGGTCCAGTTGATGACGGGGGGGCGGGAACTTGGCGACTTATACCAAAGAGGCGAGAGCCAGATGTTGCGAAAACAATGAGAGAACCGGCAACGGATTTTCCTGGTTCGGTCGCGAGGGAGCTGGTCAATGAGGAAATGGCGTGAGATGGGATGGCGCAGGCAGGGAGTAGAAATAGGAAGTTGATCGTCGCGCGGGCAGGTTCTCGTCGCAGCGAGCCAGTCAATCACGCAAGGGCAGCGACAGTGACGCAAAGACTGGTTCACTGAGCGGCTGAGCAAACAAACACaacacagcagcagcagtagtcTGACGTGACGTGGTGGTCGCACAAATCAATTTCCccagcgggaggaggagatgagACGCGTGGCGGGCAAGAATGACGGAACGAAGGGAAGGGAGGCACTGACTGGGCGGACCATGAGGAGGGATGAGGGGTGCGCAGCCTGTTGTTGATATAAGATGGGGAACCACCAGCGAGCAGATCGAGCTCCAAACTGCAAGGTAGGCAGgccgactggctggctggctgtcaCCTCAGCTTGTCACCTCACTGATAAAGGAAGGGACCAGCGCAACGAACGGGCCAACAGCCGGCCAACCGTCATTGCGGACGGGATGGGACGGGGAGCGTCATCCCAGATTCCCAGGGACACAGGCTCGCCCATCGCCAATCGACCAGCCAGGAACGCCAGTGTTGTTTCAAACGGCACCCACCCACAGTGAGGGCGGGGCCATCCCTCGGTAGCTGCGAATCCGGGACCGGCCCCGACGGGACTGCCTTTGCTAGAGAGGCTTGGCTTTGTTTAGTGTCCCGAGCTCGCTCTTCGCACATTGCGCAgggggctggcgctggcgctggcgcagggACTGAGGCTTA belongs to Purpureocillium takamizusanense chromosome 1, complete sequence and includes:
- the SOD4 gene encoding Superoxide dismutase (EggNog:ENOG503P3D6~TransMembrane:1 (n4-15c20/21o233-256i)~SECRETED:SignalP(1-20~SECRETED:cutsite=AQA-TQ~SECRETED:prob=0.6264)~COG:S); protein product: MRASGIATAVVYAAVAAAQATQDAPVINGNPAGVAYKAVLPNATFFHVDDLVGNVKGVVVAETPADGVGVKFTVEFSNLPKSGGPFPYHIHVDPVPSDGNCTKTLAHLDPYIRGEKPPCDAATPEKCQVGDLSGKHGKITADPFRAEYVDKFSSLKEGEGSFFGNRSFVLHFGNTTRISCASFVKVPGNGTNTTTKYPTQAPTSAPTSTVSRTGSAGLPTTTGVPPTSTVVPIAAAALSSVSLPLMVVAAAAAFFAL